Proteins encoded within one genomic window of Actinoplanes octamycinicus:
- a CDS encoding TetR/AcrR family transcriptional regulator: MKNSPWSPLPEKRPVRAQLDREQIVDAALRIVDAEGVDAVSMRRVAGEFGTGPSSLYAHVSNKDELLRLMFDRICGEIDLPGHQPDRWREQIKQLMRDVHQILMAHNDLARIALATIPNGPNALLASEWMIALLIKGGVPPRIAAWALDRVFLYVTTDAYENSIWRAQLRHLGLPASEVERQVKAEMEVQFRDLPADRFPYLSEHSAAMTSGTAEERFEFGLDLLIDGLDRSVGAAGSPG; the protein is encoded by the coding sequence ATGAAGAACTCCCCTTGGAGCCCGCTCCCCGAGAAGCGGCCGGTCCGCGCCCAGCTCGACCGGGAGCAGATCGTCGACGCCGCGCTGCGCATCGTGGACGCCGAGGGCGTCGACGCGGTCAGCATGCGGCGGGTGGCCGGCGAGTTCGGCACCGGCCCGTCCAGTCTCTACGCCCACGTGTCCAACAAGGACGAGCTGCTCCGGCTGATGTTCGACCGGATCTGCGGCGAGATCGACCTGCCCGGCCATCAGCCCGACCGGTGGCGGGAGCAGATCAAGCAGCTGATGCGGGACGTTCACCAGATCCTGATGGCGCACAACGACCTGGCCCGGATCGCGCTGGCCACGATCCCCAACGGGCCGAACGCGCTGCTCGCCTCGGAGTGGATGATCGCGCTGCTGATCAAGGGTGGGGTGCCGCCGCGGATCGCCGCGTGGGCGCTCGACCGGGTCTTCCTCTACGTCACCACGGACGCCTACGAGAACTCCATCTGGCGCGCCCAGCTGCGCCACCTCGGGCTCCCGGCCAGCGAGGTGGAGCGGCAGGTCAAGGCGGAGATGGAGGTGCAGTTCCGGGACCTCCCGGCGGACCGCTTCCCCTATCTGAGCGAGCACTCCGCGGCGATGACGTCGGGCACCGCCGAGGAGCGCTTCGAGTTCGGTCTCGACCTGCTGATCGACGGGCTGGACCGGTCGGTCGGAGCGGCCGGCAGCCCCGGGTGA
- a CDS encoding rhodanese-like domain-containing protein — protein sequence MTAAVTAPAGVTPPPGSRGIAEILDQARARLVRLGPAETDAAVRDGAVLIDIRPAAQRAEHGEIPGALVIERNVLEWRLDPRSDARLPFAGDYDLQVIITCQEGYTSSLAAAALQDLGLHRATDLAGGFKAWREAGLPTTTA from the coding sequence GTGACCGCCGCCGTCACCGCCCCGGCCGGCGTCACTCCCCCGCCCGGCTCGCGCGGCATCGCCGAGATCCTCGACCAGGCCCGCGCCCGGCTGGTCCGGCTCGGTCCGGCCGAGACCGACGCCGCGGTCCGGGACGGCGCCGTGCTGATCGACATCCGCCCGGCCGCCCAGCGCGCCGAGCACGGCGAGATCCCCGGCGCCCTGGTCATCGAGCGCAACGTGCTGGAGTGGCGCCTCGACCCGCGCAGCGACGCCCGGCTGCCGTTCGCCGGCGACTACGACCTCCAGGTGATCATCACCTGCCAGGAGGGTTACACCAGCAGCCTGGCCGCGGCCGCCCTGCAGGACCTCGGCCTGCACCGCGCCACCGACCTGGCCGGCGGTTTCAAGGCCTGGCGCGAAGCCGGCCTTCCCACCACGACCGCCTGA
- a CDS encoding cysteine dioxygenase, with translation MSTATTLRLDHLDIARRFANAPEGWVVPPRFDPIERWYSRLHVADDYEVWLLTWLPGQQTELHDHGGSAGAFHVFSGTLTEDTVSGPASAPRVTSRDLGDGAGRRFGTHHVHRIVNRGADPAISIHVYGPALTSMTKYRLGPAGLETLVVERAGAQW, from the coding sequence ATGAGCACCGCCACCACCCTGCGCCTCGACCATCTCGACATCGCCCGGCGATTCGCCAACGCGCCGGAGGGCTGGGTGGTGCCGCCCCGGTTCGACCCGATCGAGCGGTGGTACTCCCGGCTGCACGTGGCCGACGACTACGAGGTGTGGCTGCTCACCTGGCTCCCCGGGCAGCAGACCGAGCTGCACGACCACGGCGGCTCGGCCGGCGCGTTCCACGTCTTCAGCGGCACCCTCACCGAGGACACCGTCAGCGGCCCGGCGAGCGCGCCCCGGGTGACCAGCCGCGACCTGGGCGACGGGGCCGGTCGCCGGTTCGGCACCCACCACGTGCACCGGATCGTCAACCGCGGCGCCGACCCGGCGATCAGCATCCACGTCTACGGCCCGGCGCTGACCAGCATGACGAAGTACCGCCTCGGCCCGGCCGGCCTGGAGACGCTGGTCGTCGAGCGGGCCGGCGCCCAGTGGTGA
- a CDS encoding neprosin family prolyl endopeptidase, translating into MLKSRRGLLAAGLTVAVIGAIGVASTLNAGAEQIPDEAAPVAAAAAPAAVTPPAHLPWGAKPQRVKRGRDGATSRSLKTAGLSLAAPDDAGADSPQPEYAPKGRTAKGTFLKSAKTTVVPPEPSASVPAAAEPTAEPTAEPTSSAPTVNFLYNVGSQAAVTDGVYANLTINKPVLARDDYHTLAEIAVQSADGKQIVEVGWNVDRVVNGDDDPHLFVYHWVNRETSCYNGCGFVQYSKTAVAGDTLPMDTAKRFGIQYFNGAWWIAYDTEWVGYFPAKLWGDLDFSKSGLIQVFGEVAAASDKPCTQMGNGKRSTDGTAARIGSLAYLNGPPVEMFVRSTSDYYNVTALSNRTFRYGGPGACG; encoded by the coding sequence GTGTTGAAGTCACGCCGCGGTCTGCTCGCCGCCGGCCTCACCGTCGCGGTGATCGGTGCGATCGGAGTCGCCTCCACCCTCAACGCGGGCGCCGAGCAGATCCCGGACGAGGCCGCTCCGGTGGCCGCCGCGGCGGCTCCGGCCGCGGTGACCCCGCCGGCCCATCTGCCGTGGGGTGCGAAACCGCAGCGGGTCAAGCGCGGGCGGGACGGCGCCACCAGCCGGTCGCTGAAGACCGCCGGGCTCAGCCTGGCCGCCCCGGACGACGCGGGCGCGGACAGCCCGCAGCCGGAGTACGCGCCGAAGGGCCGGACCGCGAAGGGCACCTTCCTCAAGTCGGCGAAGACCACCGTGGTCCCGCCGGAGCCGTCCGCCTCCGTCCCGGCCGCCGCCGAGCCGACAGCCGAGCCGACGGCCGAGCCGACCAGCTCCGCGCCGACCGTGAACTTCCTCTACAACGTCGGTTCGCAGGCCGCCGTCACGGACGGCGTCTACGCCAACCTGACGATCAACAAGCCGGTGCTGGCCAGGGACGACTACCACACGCTCGCCGAGATCGCGGTGCAGTCCGCGGACGGCAAGCAGATCGTCGAGGTCGGCTGGAACGTGGACCGGGTGGTGAACGGGGACGACGACCCGCACCTGTTCGTCTACCACTGGGTCAACCGGGAGACGTCCTGCTACAACGGCTGCGGCTTCGTGCAGTACAGCAAGACCGCGGTCGCCGGGGACACGCTGCCGATGGACACCGCCAAGCGGTTCGGCATCCAGTACTTCAACGGCGCCTGGTGGATCGCCTACGACACCGAGTGGGTCGGGTACTTCCCGGCGAAGCTCTGGGGCGACCTGGACTTCTCCAAGAGCGGTCTGATCCAGGTCTTCGGCGAGGTGGCGGCCGCCTCCGACAAGCCGTGCACGCAGATGGGCAACGGCAAGCGGTCCACCGACGGCACCGCCGCCCGGATCGGCAGCCTGGCCTACCTCAACGGCCCACCGGTGGAGATGTTCGTCCGCAGCACCAGCGATTACTACAACGTCACCGCGCTGAGCAACCGCACTTTCCGGTACGGCGGCCCCGGCGCCTGCGGGTAA
- a CDS encoding sigma-70 family RNA polymerase sigma factor: MKRRVSPDEQLMTALYTEHYSVLLNFVSRYVSDRHKAEDLVQETLLRAWKHIDHLDPEPGRTRSYLLTIARNVVTNAWRAEQRRPRLVSDETAVNSVPSADNVDQMVEGWLVAEALERLSPEHRAVIQAMYYEGQSVADAARRLSVPEGTVKSRAYYAVRALRAVFEEMGMLRSGGAA; the protein is encoded by the coding sequence ATGAAGCGACGGGTGAGCCCCGACGAGCAACTGATGACCGCGCTCTACACGGAGCACTACTCCGTGCTGCTCAATTTCGTCTCGCGATACGTCTCCGATCGGCACAAGGCCGAGGACCTGGTACAGGAGACGCTGTTACGGGCCTGGAAGCACATCGACCACCTCGACCCGGAACCCGGGCGGACCAGGTCGTACCTGCTCACCATCGCTCGCAACGTGGTGACCAACGCATGGCGGGCGGAACAGCGCCGCCCCCGGCTGGTCTCCGACGAGACCGCGGTCAACTCCGTGCCGTCGGCGGACAATGTGGATCAGATGGTGGAGGGCTGGCTGGTCGCGGAAGCGCTGGAACGGCTCTCCCCGGAACACCGGGCGGTGATACAGGCGATGTACTACGAGGGCCAGAGCGTGGCGGACGCGGCCCGGCGGCTCTCCGTACCGGAAGGCACGGTGAAGTCGCGTGCCTACTACGCGGTGCGCGCGCTCCGCGCCGTTTTCGAGGAGATGGGGATGCTGCGGAGTGGAGGTGCGGCATGA
- a CDS encoding zf-HC2 domain-containing protein, giving the protein MSDLDEHDDLHRLLGGYLLGGLDETDTDRLDAHLHDCAECRAELDRLAPVPEMLQHLPDARQMGGDLPPLMVAPTARPSPQNIENLLSRMRAEKTRETRVSRVRWLAAASVALIAAAAIGYGVLRDPGTPGGQQQQPPPVAAAVTANFLPAAGSGMGGQATLTPKAWGVEIALNMSRMEGKAPFFCMVKRADGTMEQAAAWGETPEHTAKVSGASSIKATDVSAIVITDSGGKVLGTAQVT; this is encoded by the coding sequence ATGAGCGATCTCGACGAGCACGACGACCTCCACCGGTTGCTGGGTGGCTATCTGCTCGGCGGCCTGGACGAGACGGACACCGACCGGCTGGACGCGCACCTGCACGACTGCGCGGAGTGCCGGGCCGAGCTGGACCGGCTGGCGCCGGTGCCGGAGATGCTTCAACACCTGCCGGACGCCCGGCAGATGGGTGGTGATCTACCGCCGCTGATGGTCGCCCCGACCGCGCGGCCGAGTCCGCAGAACATCGAGAACCTGCTCAGCCGGATGCGGGCGGAGAAGACCCGGGAGACCCGGGTCAGCCGGGTGCGGTGGCTGGCCGCCGCGTCGGTGGCGCTGATCGCCGCCGCCGCGATCGGCTACGGCGTGCTGCGCGACCCCGGCACCCCGGGAGGCCAGCAGCAACAGCCGCCGCCGGTGGCCGCCGCGGTCACCGCGAACTTCCTGCCGGCCGCCGGCAGCGGGATGGGTGGCCAGGCGACGCTCACCCCGAAGGCGTGGGGCGTGGAGATCGCGCTGAACATGAGCCGGATGGAGGGCAAGGCGCCGTTCTTCTGCATGGTCAAGCGGGCGGACGGCACCATGGAGCAGGCCGCGGCCTGGGGCGAGACACCGGAGCACACCGCGAAGGTGAGCGGCGCCAGCTCGATCAAGGCGACCGACGTGTCGGCCATCGTGATCACCGACAGCGGCGGAAAAGTGCTGGGCACCGCGCAGGTGACGTGA
- a CDS encoding S66 family peptidase — protein MSIDLEMPPKLRPGDRVAVLSPSFAAPGLFPERHEQALRRVREELGLEPVEFPTTRRLGATPADRAADLTAAYADRSIRAVFASIGGDDQITVLPHLDPAVFRADPKPFFGFSDNTNLLNWLWFHGLAGYHGGSTMMHLARGGGVQPVHLASLRAALFDGGDLVIEPVAEFTEEETDWAQPISLTEPARPVPHPGRVWHQPDRVVTGRSWGGNLEILHWNLAADRWLRPVGDYAGGVLLLETSEEMPPAEEVFRMLRNFGERGLLRQFPAVLVGTAKATVFTSPRPAAERPKYRDEQREAILRAIDAYHPEAMVVFGVDFGHTDPQWVLPYGGAITVDGPARTIVAHF, from the coding sequence ATGTCGATCGATCTCGAGATGCCCCCGAAACTCCGCCCCGGCGACCGGGTGGCCGTGCTGTCCCCGTCGTTCGCCGCGCCCGGGCTCTTCCCGGAGCGGCATGAGCAGGCGTTGCGGCGGGTGCGCGAGGAGCTCGGTCTGGAGCCGGTCGAGTTCCCGACCACCCGGCGGCTCGGCGCCACCCCGGCCGACCGGGCCGCCGACCTGACCGCGGCCTACGCCGACCGGTCGATCCGCGCGGTCTTCGCCAGCATCGGCGGCGACGACCAGATCACCGTGCTGCCGCACCTGGACCCGGCGGTGTTCCGGGCCGACCCGAAACCGTTCTTCGGCTTCTCCGACAACACCAATCTGCTCAACTGGCTCTGGTTCCACGGGCTGGCCGGCTATCACGGCGGCTCGACGATGATGCACCTGGCGCGCGGCGGCGGCGTCCAGCCGGTGCACCTGGCCTCGTTGCGGGCCGCCCTCTTCGACGGCGGTGACCTGGTGATCGAGCCGGTCGCCGAGTTCACCGAGGAGGAGACCGACTGGGCGCAGCCGATCTCGCTGACCGAGCCGGCGCGGCCGGTGCCGCACCCGGGCCGGGTCTGGCACCAGCCGGACCGGGTGGTGACCGGCCGGTCCTGGGGCGGCAACCTGGAGATCCTGCACTGGAACCTGGCGGCGGACCGGTGGCTCCGGCCGGTCGGCGACTACGCCGGCGGGGTGCTGCTGCTGGAGACCTCGGAGGAGATGCCGCCCGCCGAGGAGGTCTTCCGGATGCTTCGCAACTTCGGCGAGCGCGGCCTGTTGCGGCAGTTCCCGGCGGTACTGGTCGGCACCGCGAAAGCGACCGTCTTCACCAGCCCGCGCCCGGCCGCCGAGCGGCCGAAGTACCGCGACGAGCAGCGCGAGGCGATCCTACGGGCGATCGACGCCTACCACCCGGAGGCGATGGTGGTCTTCGGCGTCGACTTCGGACACACCGACCCGCAGTGGGTGCTGCCGTACGGCGGCGCCATCACTGTGGACGGACCGGCGCGGACGATCGTCGCGCACTTCTGA